A genomic segment from Campylobacter concisus encodes:
- the dapE gene encoding succinyl-diaminopimelate desuccinylase produces the protein MVISFLKELLSFRSITPNDAGSLEFIAKFLPDFEAKFIEKNGTKNLILSKIYGDGEHLAFAGHVDVVPPGEGWDSGPFTPLEKDRYIYARGAQDMKSGVAAFVYAAKDAKFDGKLSLILTSDEEGDGTYGTPLALEYLREINDLPKFCVVAEPTCDKEFGDSIKVGRRGSINGKIVIKGVQGHVAYPEKCVNPVNLIAPLLNKIADHDMDAGSEFFSPSKIVVTDIRGGMQVCNVTPSELSIMFNVRNSNLTDINDVESYLREVLKALDYELSIKQSSKRFLTNKDSKIVKNLMASVAKITGVTPVLNTKGGTSDARHFAEFGVDAIEFGVINDRIHAKNERVSVDEVNKLYEIFKDLIEKF, from the coding sequence GTGGTAATTAGCTTTTTAAAAGAGCTTTTAAGCTTTCGCTCTATCACGCCTAATGATGCTGGAAGCTTAGAATTTATCGCTAAATTTTTGCCTGATTTTGAGGCGAAATTTATAGAAAAAAATGGTACCAAAAATCTCATACTTTCTAAAATTTATGGAGACGGCGAGCATCTAGCTTTTGCAGGGCATGTTGATGTCGTGCCTCCAGGTGAGGGCTGGGATAGCGGGCCATTTACTCCACTAGAAAAAGATCGCTATATCTACGCAAGAGGCGCACAGGATATGAAAAGTGGCGTGGCTGCTTTTGTTTACGCTGCTAAAGATGCGAAATTTGATGGCAAGCTAAGCCTCATCTTAACAAGCGACGAAGAGGGCGATGGCACATATGGCACGCCTTTAGCACTTGAATATTTACGCGAAATAAATGATTTGCCAAAATTTTGCGTAGTGGCTGAGCCAACTTGCGATAAAGAATTTGGCGATAGCATAAAAGTTGGCAGACGTGGCTCAATAAATGGCAAGATCGTGATAAAGGGCGTTCAAGGGCACGTGGCATATCCTGAAAAGTGTGTAAATCCGGTAAATTTGATAGCTCCACTTTTAAATAAAATAGCTGATCACGATATGGACGCTGGGAGCGAGTTTTTTAGTCCAAGCAAGATCGTGGTAACTGATATCAGAGGCGGCATGCAAGTTTGCAACGTCACGCCAAGCGAGCTTAGCATAATGTTTAATGTGAGAAACTCAAATTTAACTGACATAAATGATGTTGAGAGCTATCTTAGAGAGGTCTTAAAAGCGCTTGATTACGAGCTTAGCATAAAACAAAGCTCAAAGAGATTTTTAACAAATAAAGATAGTAAAATCGTAAAAAATTTAATGGCCTCTGTCGCAAAAATTACCGGTGTCACACCGGTTCTAAATACAAAGGGTGGCACGAGCGATGCAAGGCACTTTGCTGAATTTGGTGTAGATGCGATAGAATTTGGTGTCATAAACGACCGCATACACGCCAAAAACGAGCGAGTTAGTGTTGATGAGGTAAATAAACTTTATGAAATTTTTAAAGA